One window of Tepidanaerobacter acetatoxydans Re1 genomic DNA carries:
- a CDS encoding ImmA/IrrE family metallo-endopeptidase has protein sequence MTYIREAEKIANKYNTRNPVEIAKNMDISVVYLPFDELYGMACSLGKYRLIGVNSGLDEPIQRLVIAHELGHFVLHPEGNFFFILNETMFYSKFEYQANMFAIGLCYGEEVARYDYVREIASGKIENLCKIL, from the coding sequence ATGACTTACATAAGAGAGGCTGAAAAAATTGCCAATAAATACAATACCAGAAACCCTGTTGAAATCGCCAAAAACATGGATATAAGCGTTGTTTATTTGCCTTTTGATGAATTGTATGGCATGGCATGCTCTTTGGGAAAATACAGGCTTATTGGCGTGAATTCCGGCCTTGATGAGCCTATACAAAGATTAGTCATAGCCCATGAATTAGGTCATTTTGTATTGCACCCGGAAGGAAACTTTTTCTTTATATTGAATGAAACCATGTTTTACAGCAAGTTTGAGTATCAGGCCAATATGTTTGCAATAGGTTTATGCTATGGTGAGGAGGTGGCAAGATATGACTACGTGAGAGAAATTGCATCGGGAAAAATCGAAAATTTATGCAAAATTTTATAG
- a CDS encoding DUF3644 domain-containing protein produces MPERLENRLVNKSIEAFILGIEIYNKPTIKYRVEGFSFFICNAWELLLKAYLVKCKGDDSIYYSDNPDRTLSLNRCIKDVFTNDKDPLRINLETIIDLRNISTHFITEEYEQIYIPLFQSCVLNYSNKLADFFNIDISTHIPQNFLTLSINIDEITETTIKAKYPRQIADKILKATKEINRLSSEHGPRFSISITHDLHLTKNKKHASAEFRLSESAEDAAFIIKDIRDPKETHKYTTGKCVDILNKWIERDGLAFQSLSPAKGKDNTFNAYHFRLFTDFYNLKSDIKYCYEFNLHSQPTFTYSQATINLIYSEIKKDPENIIQHLKDKINKS; encoded by the coding sequence ATGCCGGAACGTTTAGAGAACAGACTTGTTAATAAAAGTATTGAAGCCTTTATTTTAGGTATAGAAATTTATAATAAACCCACTATAAAATATCGTGTAGAGGGATTTAGTTTTTTTATATGTAACGCTTGGGAATTACTATTAAAGGCATATTTGGTCAAATGTAAAGGCGACGATTCAATATACTATTCAGATAACCCTGATCGCACTTTATCATTGAATAGATGTATAAAAGATGTATTCACCAATGATAAAGACCCATTGAGAATAAACTTAGAGACAATAATTGATTTAAGAAATATAAGCACTCATTTTATAACCGAAGAATATGAGCAAATTTATATACCATTATTCCAGTCCTGTGTTCTTAACTATTCTAATAAATTAGCTGATTTTTTTAATATAGATATTTCGACTCATATTCCACAGAACTTTTTAACATTATCTATTAACATCGACGAAATAACTGAAACTACTATAAAGGCAAAATACCCCAGACAAATCGCAGATAAAATATTAAAAGCAACTAAAGAAATTAACCGGCTATCATCCGAACATGGGCCGAGATTTTCAATTTCTATCACTCATGACTTACATTTAACTAAAAATAAAAAACATGCTTCAGCAGAGTTTAGACTTAGTGAAAGTGCTGAGGATGCGGCTTTTATAATAAAAGATATCCGAGATCCAAAAGAAACTCATAAATATACTACCGGTAAATGTGTAGATATTTTAAATAAGTGGATAGAAAGAGACGGGTTAGCATTTCAAAGTTTAAGCCCAGCAAAAGGCAAAGACAATACTTTTAATGCTTATCACTTTAGATTGTTCACAGATTTTTATAATTTGAAAAGTGATATTAAGTATTGTTATGAATTTAACCTACATAGCCAACCAACTTTTACATATAGTCAGGCCACTATAAATTTAATTTATTCCGAAATAAAAAAAGACCCTGAAAATATAATTCAGCATCTCAAAGATAAAATAAATAAAAGTTAA
- a CDS encoding helix-turn-helix domain-containing protein, translating to MFNDRIRKLRNDKGLSQRELAKMLKISPSTIAMYELGKREPDIAMFQRLADFFNVPVEYVMGVSDEPKPWWEKDEEPTDIELEEFIKNNSNIKLMGDPLDEKAKDDVLMFLRAAHQMIKEKRKAEEEVGKE from the coding sequence ATGTTTAACGATAGGATAAGAAAGCTACGAAATGACAAGGGCTTAAGCCAACGGGAATTAGCCAAAATGCTCAAAATATCCCCAAGCACTATAGCAATGTATGAATTGGGGAAAAGAGAACCAGATATAGCTATGTTTCAGAGGCTTGCCGACTTCTTCAATGTGCCAGTCGAATATGTGATGGGCGTTTCGGATGAACCAAAACCATGGTGGGAAAAAGATGAAGAGCCTACTGATATAGAATTAGAGGAATTTATAAAAAATAATTCCAATATTAAACTCATGGGAGATCCGCTTGATGAAAAAGCCAAAGATGATGTGCTTATGTTTCTACGTGCGGCACACCAGATGATAAAGGAAAAGAGAAAGGCCGAGGAAGAGGTTGGGAAGGAATAG
- a CDS encoding helix-turn-helix transcriptional regulator has translation MGKRRNRLAMLRNSKGLTQRDLANELGVSPSTIAMYEIGERTPGLKMAKIIADFFGVGIEYIFFTAGAYEKEAKIRDSQHDANIA, from the coding sequence ATGGGTAAAAGAAGGAATAGACTGGCAATGCTAAGAAACAGTAAAGGGCTGACACAGAGAGACCTAGCAAATGAACTTGGTGTCAGCCCTAGCACTATAGCCATGTATGAGATTGGGGAAAGGACACCTGGCCTTAAAATGGCAAAAATAATCGCCGATTTCTTTGGTGTCGGCATAGAATATATTTTTTTTACCGCTGGTGCTTACGAAAAAGAAGCAAAAATACGAGATTCACAGCATGATGCTAATATCGCATGA
- a CDS encoding ERF family protein — protein sequence MQKSESIKNIAKALAAFQAEVKNPANTEENPFFNSKYAPLNDILNTVRPILSKHGLSVLQSPSGDGQNVTVTTLITHESGEWIESDPLTLKADKATAQGAGSAITYARRYALSAMLGISSEDDDDGNFASGNNGNANPVKAYKKSPATKTDENKTQKPDKATAAQLKKLYAMANEKGIPGEEMKGLIKLHYSKDSSKDLTKQEASDLIEKINDLLPEQ from the coding sequence GTGCAAAAAAGTGAGAGTATCAAAAACATTGCAAAGGCATTGGCGGCATTTCAGGCAGAGGTGAAAAACCCTGCAAATACAGAAGAAAATCCCTTTTTCAACAGCAAATATGCACCTTTAAATGACATTTTAAATACCGTAAGACCTATTCTATCTAAACATGGATTAAGTGTCCTTCAAAGCCCTTCTGGGGATGGGCAGAATGTCACAGTTACTACCTTGATTACGCACGAATCGGGAGAATGGATAGAAAGTGATCCGCTTACTTTAAAAGCCGATAAAGCCACAGCACAAGGGGCAGGAAGTGCAATCACATATGCAAGGAGATATGCACTTTCAGCAATGCTAGGAATTTCATCAGAAGATGACGACGACGGGAATTTTGCAAGTGGAAATAATGGCAATGCAAATCCGGTGAAGGCATACAAAAAGTCACCTGCCACAAAAACCGACGAAAACAAAACTCAAAAACCCGACAAAGCCACAGCAGCTCAATTGAAAAAATTGTATGCCATGGCTAATGAAAAAGGTATCCCAGGGGAAGAAATGAAGGGGTTAATTAAATTACATTATAGTAAAGACAGTAGTAAAGATTTAACCAAGCAAGAGGCAAGCGACTTAATAGAGAAAATAAATGACCTTTTACCTGAACAATAA
- a CDS encoding phage replisome organizer N-terminal domain-containing protein, whose protein sequence is MGEVKWIKITTNMFEDEKIDFIESLPEADAILVIWVKLLTLAGKCNANGFIFLTENIPYTDEMLSHKFRRPLNTVKLALQTLKRLKMIEFNNEGYLKITNWEKHQNIEGLERIREQTRKRVAKHRAKKMLEEGKKDECNVTVTLRNATEEEGDIDIDKDKDKEVVNNPFLRELLNQLKNIDNYPFDTEKDTDFINSLLIDFPSLDIKEELKKWSVYKLDKPLAKNSNARSQFRNWCKKSAEWKTEKEPQINAFQQESHRPLKEVGW, encoded by the coding sequence ATGGGAGAGGTAAAGTGGATAAAAATAACAACAAATATGTTTGAGGATGAGAAAATTGACTTTATTGAGAGCCTTCCCGAGGCCGATGCCATATTGGTTATATGGGTGAAATTACTTACTTTAGCGGGCAAGTGTAATGCAAACGGCTTTATATTCCTCACAGAAAATATACCATACACAGACGAAATGTTATCCCATAAATTCCGAAGGCCTTTAAACACTGTCAAGTTAGCATTACAAACCCTTAAGCGGCTAAAAATGATTGAGTTTAACAATGAAGGATATTTAAAGATTACTAACTGGGAAAAGCATCAAAACATAGAGGGGCTTGAGCGTATAAGGGAGCAGACACGTAAACGAGTGGCTAAACACAGGGCTAAAAAAATGCTAGAAGAAGGCAAAAAAGATGAATGTAACGTTACTGTAACGTTACGTAACGCAACAGAAGAAGAAGGAGATATAGATATAGATAAAGATAAAGATAAAGAAGTAGTTAATAACCCTTTTTTGCGAGAACTTCTTAACCAACTTAAAAACATCGACAATTATCCTTTCGATACCGAAAAAGATACAGACTTCATAAATTCACTTTTAATAGATTTTCCTTCTTTAGATATAAAGGAAGAACTAAAAAAATGGAGCGTGTATAAGCTCGATAAGCCACTCGCTAAAAATTCTAATGCCCGGTCGCAATTCCGCAATTGGTGTAAAAAGTCGGCAGAATGGAAGACAGAAAAAGAGCCGCAAATCAATGCCTTTCAACAAGAATCACATCGGCCACTAAAGGAGGTGGGATGGTGA
- a CDS encoding replicative DNA helicase: protein MNELETALLAAIIQRGGDDTLVKLNEDDFTNINNKKVFEVVKHLWLTGETISLASVKAAEPSIVIADIIKMDSMIAATKDEVDKMAAQVKNISAIRKINKLTSAIKSDIKAGEDAKAIKTKIYEALDNIESDIQNTKIKSLKTVLFETTEWIESQFIKAEKNDLLLTGIPDLDYYTGGLFDGEMTVIAARPSVGKTALGLYIATKLAKEGRKVHFVSREMSGNAIGMRILSMASGIDTGRIKAGKINDTQWERLGKAMGKYSTSDLIIDTESKTPSDIKAVTKEIQAKYGLDLIVVDYLQILTPDGKNKTREQEVASISRNLKNLSLDINKPVIVLAQLNRNAENKRPVLSDLRESGAIEADADNIWFLHYPTENQLSNSQKDKFITCKQNNCRYMEIHIGKHRNGPVGMIDVLFDPGKMKFIGFAKDEKTA from the coding sequence GTGAACGAACTAGAAACAGCCCTACTTGCCGCAATCATACAGCGAGGCGGGGATGATACATTAGTAAAACTCAACGAAGATGATTTTACCAACATCAACAATAAAAAAGTATTTGAAGTTGTAAAACACCTTTGGCTAACAGGCGAAACAATATCACTAGCAAGCGTCAAAGCGGCCGAGCCAAGCATTGTCATAGCTGACATAATCAAAATGGACAGCATGATTGCGGCGACAAAAGATGAAGTTGACAAAATGGCCGCTCAAGTCAAAAACATATCAGCCATACGAAAAATAAACAAACTTACATCGGCCATAAAAAGCGATATTAAGGCCGGCGAAGATGCAAAGGCCATAAAGACAAAGATATATGAGGCCCTTGACAATATTGAATCAGACATACAAAACACGAAGATAAAAAGCCTCAAGACAGTGCTTTTTGAAACTACGGAATGGATTGAAAGCCAGTTTATCAAAGCCGAGAAAAACGACTTATTACTCACAGGAATACCTGACCTTGACTACTACACGGGTGGCCTGTTTGACGGAGAAATGACCGTTATAGCCGCAAGGCCATCAGTGGGCAAGACAGCTTTAGGACTTTATATAGCCACGAAACTAGCAAAAGAAGGCCGAAAAGTGCATTTTGTCAGCCGTGAAATGTCAGGGAATGCAATTGGTATGAGGATTCTTTCCATGGCAAGTGGAATCGATACAGGCCGAATTAAGGCAGGGAAAATAAACGATACACAATGGGAGAGGCTGGGGAAAGCTATGGGTAAATATAGCACATCGGATTTAATCATAGATACAGAATCGAAAACACCAAGCGACATCAAGGCTGTTACAAAGGAGATTCAAGCCAAATACGGCCTAGACCTCATCGTCGTAGACTATCTCCAAATACTCACACCAGACGGCAAAAATAAAACAAGGGAGCAAGAAGTTGCAAGCATATCCAGAAACCTCAAAAACCTATCACTTGACATCAACAAACCGGTCATAGTCTTAGCACAACTCAACAGAAACGCAGAAAACAAACGACCAGTATTATCAGACCTTCGGGAATCCGGTGCAATCGAAGCAGACGCCGACAATATCTGGTTTTTGCATTATCCAACAGAAAACCAACTTAGTAACAGCCAAAAAGACAAATTCATAACCTGCAAACAGAACAACTGCCGGTATATGGAAATCCACATCGGCAAGCACAGAAACGGCCCTGTCGGCATGATAGATGTTTTATTCGACCCCGGCAAGATGAAATTCATCGGCTTTGCAAAGGACGAGAAAACGGCATAA